Proteins encoded by one window of Bacteroidota bacterium:
- a CDS encoding M13 family metallopeptidase, which yields MRQQKSILIAFTLLAMMTGCKTKVTTVPPINLKDLDQTVKPGTDFYQYANGGWIKSHPLKPEYSRYGSFDVLDENNQTMIKDLVIQTAKNNNPAGSNAQKIGDFYYSGMDSAGIEAAGIKPLEKELGNIAAINSVDDVQKAIIHLQGLGLDPLFSFYGEQDSKNSAMVISQLAQGGLGMADRDYYLSDDPRSKEIRNEYVKYISKIFQLLGEQTSDADRYSQIIMDLETKLATASMPRVDLRDPYKIYHKMSLADLQSLSPNFNWQLFFAGIGLANPGDINVLQPDFYKAISNLMNTTPVDNWKLYLRWNLVNSLAPYLSSNFVNTRFAFYGKVMRGTEVILPRWKRVLAATDASMGEVLGKLYVEKYFPPEAKAKVLDLVNNLKWSLGERIKNLTWMSDETKAKALDKLSTINVKIGYPDTWRDFSGLSIDRSSYCNNILISSRFNFNYMVSKINKPVDRNQWDMTPQTVNAYYNPTMNEICFPAGILQPPFFNVHADDPVNYGAIGVVIGHEISHGFDDEGRQYDKTGNLNDWWTKEDAQKFSEKAQVLVNEFNSFTVLDTIHANGKLTLGENLADFGGLNISYYAMQKALKEKPLTKKIDGFTPEQRFYLAFAHVWGQNIRDKEILRRTKEDVHSLGRYRVNGPLPNLPEFLKAFNIQSGDKMYLSPEKRAVIW from the coding sequence ATGAGACAACAAAAATCAATTTTAATTGCATTTACTTTACTGGCAATGATGACAGGATGCAAAACAAAAGTAACAACAGTCCCTCCGATCAATTTAAAAGATCTGGATCAGACGGTCAAACCCGGAACTGATTTTTATCAATATGCCAACGGGGGCTGGATAAAAAGTCATCCGTTGAAGCCCGAATACAGCCGGTATGGTTCCTTTGACGTGCTCGATGAGAACAACCAGACCATGATCAAGGATTTGGTCATTCAGACTGCAAAAAACAACAACCCGGCAGGCAGCAATGCCCAAAAAATAGGTGATTTTTATTATTCCGGCATGGACTCCGCCGGGATTGAAGCAGCAGGAATTAAACCTTTGGAAAAAGAGTTGGGCAACATCGCTGCCATCAATTCTGTTGATGATGTTCAAAAAGCCATTATTCACCTTCAGGGATTGGGACTGGATCCGCTTTTTAGCTTCTATGGCGAACAGGACAGCAAAAACAGTGCAATGGTTATCAGTCAACTGGCACAAGGCGGACTGGGCATGGCAGACAGGGATTATTACCTGTCAGATGATCCCCGGTCCAAAGAAATCAGAAATGAGTATGTTAAATATATATCGAAAATTTTCCAGTTGCTGGGTGAACAGACTTCTGATGCCGACCGTTACTCACAAATCATCATGGACCTGGAAACGAAGCTGGCTACCGCTTCAATGCCGCGTGTTGACTTAAGAGATCCTTATAAAATATATCACAAGATGAGCCTGGCCGATTTACAGTCACTTTCACCAAACTTCAACTGGCAGTTGTTTTTTGCAGGCATAGGATTGGCTAACCCCGGGGACATCAACGTGTTGCAGCCAGATTTTTATAAAGCCATCAGCAACCTGATGAATACCACTCCGGTAGATAACTGGAAGCTCTATTTGAGATGGAACCTGGTAAACAGCCTGGCACCGTATCTTAGCAGCAATTTCGTAAACACCCGGTTTGCTTTTTACGGAAAGGTAATGAGAGGTACTGAGGTAATTTTGCCGAGGTGGAAACGGGTACTGGCAGCTACAGACGCATCCATGGGCGAGGTTTTGGGCAAATTATACGTTGAGAAATATTTCCCGCCTGAGGCAAAAGCTAAAGTGCTCGATTTGGTTAACAACTTGAAATGGAGCCTGGGTGAACGCATAAAAAACCTGACCTGGATGAGTGACGAGACAAAGGCAAAAGCTCTCGATAAATTATCCACGATCAACGTCAAAATCGGATATCCTGATACATGGAGAGATTTTTCAGGGCTTTCAATTGACAGATCTTCATACTGCAATAACATTCTGATTAGCAGCCGCTTTAATTTCAACTACATGGTATCCAAGATCAATAAGCCGGTCGACCGCAACCAGTGGGACATGACCCCGCAAACGGTAAATGCTTATTATAATCCGACCATGAATGAAATTTGTTTCCCTGCAGGAATCCTGCAACCTCCGTTTTTCAACGTTCATGCCGATGATCCTGTAAATTACGGTGCCATCGGGGTTGTCATAGGCCACGAAATATCCCATGGCTTTGATGATGAAGGCCGTCAATACGACAAAACAGGCAACTTGAACGACTGGTGGACCAAAGAAGATGCTCAAAAGTTCAGTGAGAAAGCTCAGGTACTGGTTAATGAATTCAATTCTTTCACCGTTCTGGATACCATTCATGCCAACGGGAAACTTACTTTGGGTGAAAATCTGGCTGATTTTGGCGGTTTGAACATCTCCTATTATGCCATGCAAAAGGCGTTGAAAGAAAAACCGCTTACTAAAAAAATCGACGGTTTCACTCCCGAACAAAGATTTTACCTTGCATTTGCCCATGTATGGGGACAAAATATCCGGGATAAAGAAATCCTGAGAAGGACCAAGGAAGATGTGCATTCACTGGGCCGTTACAGAGTAAACGGTCCGTTGCCCAACCTTCCGGAATTTCTCAAAGCTTTCAATATTCAATCCGGCGATAAGATGTATCTGTCGCCAGAAAAGAGGGCTGTAATTTGGTAA
- a CDS encoding transcriptional regulator: MLKELDPLLHSQLRLAIVSILMSVEEADFVYLREKTNSTAGNLSVQLDKLAEAKYISVRKEFVGKKTRTTCKMTVKGRRAFESYVDALKGYINI; the protein is encoded by the coding sequence ATGTTGAAAGAATTAGATCCTTTACTTCATTCGCAGCTTCGATTGGCTATTGTCTCTATACTCATGTCTGTGGAAGAGGCTGATTTCGTCTATCTGCGGGAGAAGACAAATTCCACGGCGGGCAATCTCAGCGTGCAGCTTGACAAACTTGCAGAAGCTAAATACATCAGCGTACGTAAGGAATTTGTCGGGAAGAAAACTCGTACAACTTGCAAGATGACCGTGAAAGGTCGCCGAGCCTTCGAGTCGTATGTTGACGCGTTGAAAGGCTATATCAACATATAG
- a CDS encoding helix-turn-helix transcriptional regulator, translating into MENWELHNQIKVRRAMKDITQEELAAEIGVTRKTINTIENGRFVPSTILAIRLARFFGIPVEELFT; encoded by the coding sequence ATGGAAAATTGGGAATTACATAACCAGATTAAAGTTCGGCGGGCGATGAAGGACATAACACAGGAAGAGCTTGCTGCTGAAATTGGGGTAACCAGAAAGACCATCAATACCATTGAAAATGGCAGGTTTGTACCATCGACTATTTTAGCCATCAGGCTGGCAAGGTTTTTTGGGATTCCGGTTGAAGAATTATTTAC